The Streptomyces halobius genomic interval ATCTTGAAACAGGGCTTGGTCGCGCCCGAGATGTCGTCGGCTTCGGTGTGCACCCACGTCATCGCGGAGACGTCCAGGCTGGGGGTCTTGTAGTAGCGCAGACCACCGCGGGCGAGCTGGATCTCGGGGGCGTCCCACAGCATGTCGGCACACGCGACATCGGTCAGGTCGTAGACGGTCTCCGAGGGCGCGCACCAGCCTCCGGACGCGACCAGGTCGCCCTGGGGCAGGCGCCGTTGATCGGCAGCACGCAGCGCGACTTCGGTGCCTTCCGGTGCCGAGCTGGAGTCCGTGACGATCAGCTCCGGCGGGTACGGGTGCCGGTAGGAGATGACCTGGCCGACGCCGCCGCCCGCCGTCTTCAGGGCGTTGGCGCGGGAGATGATCCCGGCGGTGATGTCGGAGAAGCTGAGCGGCGCGCCGGGGGTGTAGCCGGGGACGTCGACGGCTGCGGTGATGCTGGTGGTCGGCGCGGGCGGCTCGGGCAGGACGCGGGGCTGGCGGCGGCGCACGTGGGAGAGGTCGAGCGCGGGACGATGCACGACCGCAGCGGTAGCGGTCTTCGGCTCGGACTCCGGCTCCGGCTCCGGCTCGGCGGCGGGCTCGGGCTCGGCCGCTGCGGTGGTGTCCTCGCCCGCCGGGGTGTCGTCGGCTGGCTCAGGGTCGGCGTCGCCGCCACGGACCTGCGCGGCCAGAGAGTCGATCTCCGCGGCGGCCTGTTCGGCGGCCTCGGTGCGCGCGGCCTGTTCGGCGCGGATGTCGTTGACGGCGGTCGCGAGCGTGCGGAGCTGTTCGAGGTCCTTCGGCGTGACGGTGGAGGATGAGGACTTGGCATCGAAGGCGGCGACCGCACCCTCCAGGAGCTCGGAGAGCTCGGTGTCGTCGAGTGCGGTGATGTCCTCGGGGAGTTCGAACTCGGCCATGGGACGGATCTCCAGTGATCGCTCTTGGAGACCCGGCCCAAAACCAGCAGTCGTCGTGAGGGAATCTTAGCGGCCCGCCGTGCGGTGCGGGCCGGTCATGTCAAGGGGCGCTGCTACTTCGCCGTGGTCGTCGTGCCGGGCTTCGCCTTTTCCCGGATGCTGCTCTGCGGGTAGCGCTTCGACACGGTCTCGGCCGTCGGCTTCGAGGCGGAGGTGAACACGACCTTTCCGGTGGCGGTCACGACCTCCCACTGCTGGCGCTTCGACTGGCAGGAGCAGGGCATCAGGCGTCTCCGTCTCGTGTGGTGCCGGCCATGCTGGCGGCGATCTCTTCCCGGGCCGGGGCGACGGCGGCGGCCAGCCGCTGTACCTCCGCGCGGGCTGCTTCGGCTCGCTCGGCCTCGCGCCGGTCGAGGGCGGTGAGGAGGCCGTCGAGGAACGTGGGGCTGGCGACGAGGGCTGCGGCGAGGGCGCTGGCGTCACTGGCCGCGGCGGGCTGTCCGGACGTGTCCGCGGCCTGTCCGGACACCGGCTGTCCGGAGACGTCCGTCGCGTGTCCGGGCGTCGTGTCCGGGCTGGTGAGGAGGCCGGACGCCGACGCGGCGAGCGCGAGGTTTGAGCGCTCGGCAACGGCGGAGGCGAGGAGCGGGGAGGAGTGTCCGGGCACGGGGACGGACAGCACGGCGCGGAGCTGCCAGCGTCCGGCCGGGCCTTGTTTCATGTGGTAGCTCGGCTGGCACGCTGCGAAGACGTTGCGGTCCCATTCGGACAGCCAGGGCGCGGCTGCGCCGGAGAACCACAGGCCCCGGGAGTTCATGCCGACGGTGACGATGCCGGCGACGGTGCGGGTGTCGTCGAACTGGCACGCCGCGCTCTCGCACTCGGCCCCGTCCCGGTGGTGCGGGGCGTTCATCGTGAAGGCCCCGGCGCGCACCAGGGATCCGTCATCGAGACGGAACTTCGCGCGGAGGAAGTGCGTGAGGTCGATGTCCCCCAGCGACTCGACGGTGAGGTTGCGGCCCGGGTATCCGGCGTGGGGCTCCCCGGCCTGCGCGACCCATCCGTAGATCCGGCCGTCGGCGTAGTGCACTCCGCCGCTCCCGGGCGGCAGCTCCTCCTCCGTCGGCTCGCGGAACCATGCGGCGGGCATCGGGTCCGTGTCGCGCATCGCGGTCCAGGCGGATGCCTCCAGGTCCCCCATGGGCTCCTCCTCGTCCTCCCACGGCGGCCGAAGGGCCGGGTCGTCGTAGGCGTCGGCCAGCCGGGCGTACAGGTCCTCGGCACGGTCCCGGAGCGTGTCCCGGTCCCACTCGGCGTCACGGTTGTCGTGCACCGGGAGGCTGGTGTCCCCGGAGAGGGCGGCGGCAACGTCCATCCCCTCGGGGAGCGTTGAGGCGCCGACGTACTGGCCGCGGGCCAGCCGCACGATCCTGCCGGCGTTCGTGGCGCGGGTGAGGTGCCCACGCGCCACCACCATGCTCATGCCGAGGGCCTGCGCGACCTCCCGCGCGCCGACGGGCACCGGGGAGGCCGAGACGTAGGAGACGACGCGGTGATGGTCCGGGCCCGGGGCGGCGGCCGCCACCGGGGCGGCGTCCTCCTCCGGCTCCTCCGGGGCGTCGTCAAGGACGATGCGGGCTCGGTCGTAGGCGGGCATCGACACCAGCGTCGCGCCCCGTACGCGGGCGCGGGTGATGCGCAAGAGGAGGTCCCCGGAGCTCTCGGAGTGCACGACGACGCCGGTCTCCGGATCGTCCGTGTCGCCGGCCGCTGCGGTGAGGACGCCGGTACCGGCGAACGCGGTCCGCACGGCGGCGGCGCAGATCGCGCCGCCCGGGCCGGTGATGAACTGCACGCTGTGCCGGGAGCGGGACAACGCCACGCCGGAGGCGGACCACTCCGGGAGGGTGTTCGCGGTGACGAAGAGGGAGCCATCTTCGAGACGGAGGACGCTCACGGAAGGCAGGGACGCGGCGAGCGCGAGGATCCCGTCCTTATCCTCGCTCGTCGTGCGGTCGACGAATTCCACGTCTACGTCGTCGAGGTCGACCGAGATGCCGAGGGGTGCGCCCTCCTCCAGGAGCATGACGGCATCGGCGCCGGCGGGGCGGCCGGGGTAGAGGACGCCGCTCGCGGTGATGCGGTCGCCGTCCCGGCCGATGCGCTGGATCGCCCCGGCGAGCTCCGCGCCCTCATGCCCCATCAGCATCTCGTCGGCGTACTGAAGCGGCCACGGGCCGCCGTCCCAGTAGAGGGAGCCGGGTGAGAACACGCGGCCGTCGCCGGTCTCCTGGTTCTCGAACGCGATCGCCGTGTCACCGGGGGTGGACCAGGTGCGGGCGGGCATCGCGGCCGCGGTCATGTCGCCGGGCTGGTCTTCCATGGGGGCCTCCTCCTGGGGGCCGAGCGGGATGTCCGTGTACTCACCGGCGAACGCGACGCGGAGTCGGTTGAACGCGACCTTCCCCAGGCGGTCTTGCAGTTCGGGGAGGAGGCCGGGGTCGTCGGAGTAGGCCGCGGCGATGTGCGGCGCCCAAGGGGTGTACTGGACGGGCAGGTTCTCGGTGTCGATGCCCTCGGCGTTGCGGATGGTGTAGACGGCCTGCTCGTGCGCGTGGTGGAGGAGCGCGGCGTCCGCGGTGCGATCCTCCGGGGACTCGTCGCCGACGGCCCACACCCAGCACGGGGAGTTGCCGTTCCCGTTCCAGTGGTTGGCGCCGAACAGCCGGGCGCGGATGGGGCCGGTGAGGTTGTCCCGGGCAGCCTCGGTGAGCGTGTCGATGATGCTCGCGCGGGCGGTATCGTCGAAGTCCTCTCCCTCCCCGAGGTAGTACAGGGTGAGGTGGAGCTGGCCCGCGGGCTGGCCGCTGTCGAGGGCGAGCCGGGCCGCGTCCTCCTCGGCGGGCATGAGCGCGATCATCGCGCCTGTGTGGGGGCCGCTGGCAGCGGTCACCGTAGGCGGGGAGGGGTCCATCCCGGTCTCCTCGGCATCGAAGGCGTCGCCCCGCTGAGGGGCCTTTGATTCGTAGGCGGCGGTCCGTTCGGCGCGTGCGAGAGCCAGAACGCACCGGCAGTTGATGACGAGCTCCGGCGGGGCAGTCGGATCTGAGGGGGCGGACATGCGGACCCCACCGAGGTTGAACGGCTCGTCCAGGAGGCGGAGCTGACCGTTCATCGTGGCGTGGGCGTCGCGGACGCGGGTGTCCCGGCGGGTAAGCCACTGCTTGACGAGCGGCCGGTCCGGGGCGGCAAGGTCCCGGCCGGCGGCGAGCGTGGCGGTGTTCCAGGCGCGGGCGGCCTCGGTACGGGCGATGCGCTCCTCCCGCGCGTCCCCAAGCTGCGCCCCCTCCCGGGCGAACACGGCGCGGAGCCTGGCACGTAGCTGCTCCATGTCCTCCCCCGCGTCGAGACCTGCCGCGAGCTCCCGTGCAGCGACGTCGGAGAGCCGGTCACCGATGGCGCGCAGGAGGTGCTCGGTCCTCTCGGCGTAGTCGCCAAGGGAGGCGGGAAGGTTCCGGCCATCCTCATGACGTCCGGGGAGGTTGTCCCAGTCGTCCGGGAGGGGCGCGTCGACGTCCTCCGCGCTACGGTTCGCGGCGGTCTCGGCGACGCCCAGGAGGCGCCGCACGAGGCGCGGCACACGCTGGCTCCACATACGGGAGATGCGGGCGACAGAGAACCGGGCGGCCACCAGCTCATCGGCCGCATTGAGGGCGGCGGTGAACTCGGCGGCGACTTCGGTCAGGGCCTCGCTCACCGCGGCGGCGATGTCTTCCTCCGCCGCGGTGAGCGCGTCCTCAAGGCGGTCAGGCACGGGGCGCCTCCTCGGGGTCATCGCAGATCTCGCACCACGCCCAGGCGCCGACCGTGGCGACGCCGTCCGGGGTGAGGAGCAGCACCGTGCCGGTGAGGCGGGTGTACGCCTTGCAGGCCGGGCACCAGTCCTCGCCGACGTCCGTCCCGGGCGTGAGGGTCACGGATGCGCCGGGCGCTGGCGCGGCGGCCGGGCCCGGGAGGCGGTGCTGCTCCTGGCCGGTCATGAGGCAAGCGCCAGGCACGGCGTGCGCAGGACGCCCGTCGTCTGCTCGAAGCTGTGCGGGATGCCGGCAGCGATGAGCTCCCGGCAGTAGTCATCGAGGGCAGCGGTCAGGCATTCGGGGTCGAGACCGTAGCGCGTCGCGATCTCCGGGACGCGGGCCCAGGCGCCGTCGAGCAACTTCCACTGCTCGACCTGTCCGGCCTCTACGGGGAGGAGGGTGTGGAGGCAGGCCGGCGCGATCTCGCGGGCGCGGGCGCGCTCGGACCGGGGGCAAGCGGGGGTGCGTTCGAGCTTGCGGCCGGCAGCAGAGAGGGCGGCCCAGATGAGGCCGTCGGCGGCGGCGAGGACGCCCTCATGGCGCGGATCGCCGGCCGATGCCGGGAGGGTGTCCGGCTCGCTGGTCGACTCATCCACCGGGAGGTCGGCGCTGTTGGTGCTGTCGGGGACCGGGCGCTGCTCCTCGGTGCTGGGGGCGTCGGACTCGTCGAAGCCGGTTTCGCGGCGCAGCGCTCTGGCCCCGATGACGCCGCGATCGAACACTTCGAGGGCGGTCTGGGAGCGGTTGGCGCGCACGCGCAGCTGCGATGAGTCCACGCCAACGAGCCATTCGGTCGCGTCGGTCTCGCCTTCGCTTTCGAGCAGGGGGCGGAGCCAGTGCTCTGTGTATGCGTGGGCGACGACGGCGAGCCGCGGCTCGATGCCGAGCTGGATCGCTTCCTGGGTGAGCGTCCAGGCGCCCCAGTGGTTGACGTCGCCGAGGCCGAGGAGGAACTCGGCGGGGATGTCCGCGGCCGTGGCGAAGCGCCGGATGTTCTCCTCGCGGAGCTTGATCGCCAGCTCGTCGAAGTCCGATTCGAAGGTGAGCCTCTGGATGGAGCCGACCATCTCGGCGGGAACTTCGAGGAGGATCGGCACGGTCGCGGCGGCGGAGTCGGGCTCTCGGATGGCTGTCTCAGCGACCTGCATGAACACGTCGATCAGGTCGTCTTCTGCATCACCCTGGGCCGGGCTGGTCGGGAACCGGGTGCCCTTGGGCACGACGAGGACTCCGCGGCCGGTGAGGCGCGAGAGGGTGACCGCGCGGACGGCCGCGCCCAACAGTCGTAGTTCCTCCAGCTCGTTGAGGCTGCCCAGGACGGGTGAGTCGGCCTCCATGTGCTTCTCGGGGCTGGGGTCCCACACGCGGATCGCAACAGGGTCGAGGTCCGAGGGCGGGCCGTCGTCGTCCACGGCCGGGATCGCCAGCTGCTTCCCGTCGACCGTCGCTTCGAGTCCGGCGCCCCTGCTGCTGATCTCCAGGACTGACACGACGTGCCAGTCCGCACCGCCGTCCTCACGGGGCCGGATGACTGTCCAGCCTTCGCCGGCGACGGCGAGGTGACGGCCGTACTCGCGCAGGAGTTGAGCCTGCCCGTCCTGTCCGCCGGCGATCTCGGCGACGATCCGGGCGGCCGGATGTCCGGCGGGGGCGGGTTCGATCACACCGTCCGGTCGTCGCCGTCCCGCGTAGAGGCGGGCGCCACTCATGGCGTTCGCGACCCAGTTCGCGAAGGAGCGCACCTCGGGGGTGCGGTAGAAGCTCCATGCCTTGGTCTGGTCGCTGCGCGACTGGGTCTTGGCCGAGGTCTTCGCGGTGCGCGCGGTGTACCGGGCCGCTGTGGAAACGAGTTCGCGGGTCATGCGGCGGAAGCCTCCCGGGTGTCGTCCCAGCGGTTGAGGAAGACGGCAACGCCGGCGACGGCGAACCATTCGAGGCCGTGGAGGAGGAGGGGCGTACCGGTCCACTGGTCGGTGGTGAGGAGGTACGCGGCGAGGAGGGCGCCGGAGATCCACCAGCCGAGGCAGTAGACGCAGGAGATGAGCGTCACGACGAAGGTGCGCGTCGCCGACTCCGGGCGGCGCTCGTGCCAGGCGTGGATACGGTCGCGTACGGGGTCGAGGATGGTGTCGTGCACGGCGAGCTGTGTCGCGCGGTACCCGGCGAAGCCGAGTAGGGCGAGTTCGGTGAGTTCGATCAATGGTCGCCCCTTGCGGATGTGATCCTCCGGTTATCGGCGGAGCATCATAGGCCACCTGTCGAACTCACCCCTGGGGCCAAGTGCCCAGGTCAGCAGGTCAATTCAGATCATGGCCGTAGGCGGGGGCACGGGTACGCTGGTCTCCGGGGCGTCGGCGGCTGAACCGGTGAAGTGCCTGGGCGGCGTGAGATCGATGCCCTGCAGCGGCTGGCGCCCCTATCTTTGCTCTATGGCTGATCACCAGGACGAGGGGCCGGACACCGGGCCACCGTTGCGGCTGGTGTTGTTGGAGACCTACGAGGGCCGGGAGGCCGTGATCTACGGTCCTGGCCCGGAGTACGCCGAGGTGGGCATTCTGTTCGCGCCGGCGGAGCTTCTGGCCGAGGAGTCCTAACGACGGCCGCCCGTACGGGCCGTGCCCCCTCCGCCGATGGTGCGCCCGTAGCGGGACGCGGCGGCGCTGGAACGCCCGGCCGTGTGCGCTGGCGAGTGCACCGTGGAGGCGGCGAGGCTCTCGGCCCAGAAGGCCATCGCGACGGAGTCCCCCCGGTCCGGGGAGCGGCCGAGCCGTGCGACGAGGTCCTCTTTGCGCTCCACCTGGATCCGGGGCGGCACGCCCGTGGTCACGTCCCATGTCGGGGCGGTGAGGTCCGAGAGCAGCAGGTCATCCGGCGGCAGCATCAACTCGGCGCCGAACGCGGGGTCGAGCAGCTCCCGCATCCGCCAGTACGCGGCGCTGCGCACGTTGGTGAAGCCCCATTCCCCGTCCCTGGTGCGCACTTTGGTCCTCGCGGCACCTGTGTAGGGCAGGACGGGCACGCCGAGCTCGCGGAGCCGGTCCACCACGCCACCACCGACACCCATGGAGTCCACGACGGGCACCAGGCCAGTGTCCTCGTCGCCGACAGCGGCCTGGACGCGGGCGGTGGTCTGCATCGTGTCCTCCCGCTCATGGACGACCAGTTCCACGATGAGGTGGCCGTGACGGTGGGCGAGGACGGTTGCGTCTCCGCCAGAGCGGGCGACGTCCACGCCCAGCACGCGCCGCCCTTCCACCGGGGGCCGGCCGTCGGCGTCCCACGCAAGCCACCGTTCCACAGCAGCCTCCACCCAGGCGAGCGGGATGACGCCGTCCTCGTCCGCAGCCCGGAACTCACCCAGCACACGGTTCGCGTACAGGGCGGAGTCCTCGCCCCACTGCCGGGCGCGCTGCTGCGCCCAGTCCGGGCTGATACGGCCGGCAGCGACGGCCTCCGCGAGGGTGACGTGCCGGGTATACCAGTCCTCAAGTCCCGGGGCGCGGCGGTGGATGTCGTAGAACCGGCCCGAGGTCGGCCCCGGCGTACTGATGGCGAGGGCGAATGCCTCCGGCAGCCCGTCCATCCGTCCGCCGGAGAACGCGCCCTCGATGGCGTCCCACGTGGCGTCCGGCACAACCTTGGCCTCGTCCACGAGGTACAGCAGGGAGTCCGCGTGGGCGCCCTCGATCAACTCGGCTTTGCTGGACGCGACCGCCGAGGCGGCGCCGTGCACCAACTTGAGGTTGAGGGAAAGTAGTTCGGACAGCTCGCTGAACGGCTCCCGTCCGAGCACGTCCCAGCGGATGCGCCGTGCCCACTTGTGGATCTCCGGCCACAGGTAGACGGACAGGTGGCGCCACGCGCTCGCCGTGGTGAGCACCTTCCAGTCCACCCCGGCCGCATCCCGGGTGGTGGCGAACCACAGCACCACCCAGGCGGCCGTGCCGGTCTTGCCCAGACCATGAGGCCCGCGTACCGCGACGCGGCGCCGGGGCGGCAGGGCGTCCAGCACGTCTCCCTGGTACGGGGTGACGCCCTGACCCTCCGGCCAGTCCAGGACCTCCCGCGCCCAGGCGGCCGGCCGGTACATGTACCGCTCCTGGGCCTGCA includes:
- a CDS encoding phage minor head protein, with the protein product MPDRLEDALTAAEEDIAAAVSEALTEVAAEFTAALNAADELVAARFSVARISRMWSQRVPRLVRRLLGVAETAANRSAEDVDAPLPDDWDNLPGRHEDGRNLPASLGDYAERTEHLLRAIGDRLSDVAARELAAGLDAGEDMEQLRARLRAVFAREGAQLGDAREERIARTEAARAWNTATLAAGRDLAAPDRPLVKQWLTRRDTRVRDAHATMNGQLRLLDEPFNLGGVRMSAPSDPTAPPELVINCRCVLALARAERTAAYESKAPQRGDAFDAEETGMDPSPPTVTAASGPHTGAMIALMPAEEDAARLALDSGQPAGQLHLTLYYLGEGEDFDDTARASIIDTLTEAARDNLTGPIRARLFGANHWNGNGNSPCWVWAVGDESPEDRTADAALLHHAHEQAVYTIRNAEGIDTENLPVQYTPWAPHIAAAYSDDPGLLPELQDRLGKVAFNRLRVAFAGEYTDIPLGPQEEAPMEDQPGDMTAAAMPARTWSTPGDTAIAFENQETGDGRVFSPGSLYWDGGPWPLQYADEMLMGHEGAELAGAIQRIGRDGDRITASGVLYPGRPAGADAVMLLEEGAPLGISVDLDDVDVEFVDRTTSEDKDGILALAASLPSVSVLRLEDGSLFVTANTLPEWSASGVALSRSRHSVQFITGPGGAICAAAVRTAFAGTGVLTAAAGDTDDPETGVVVHSESSGDLLLRITRARVRGATLVSMPAYDRARIVLDDAPEEPEEDAAPVAAAAPGPDHHRVVSYVSASPVPVGAREVAQALGMSMVVARGHLTRATNAGRIVRLARGQYVGASTLPEGMDVAAALSGDTSLPVHDNRDAEWDRDTLRDRAEDLYARLADAYDDPALRPPWEDEEEPMGDLEASAWTAMRDTDPMPAAWFREPTEEELPPGSGGVHYADGRIYGWVAQAGEPHAGYPGRNLTVESLGDIDLTHFLRAKFRLDDGSLVRAGAFTMNAPHHRDGAECESAACQFDDTRTVAGIVTVGMNSRGLWFSGAAAPWLSEWDRNVFAACQPSYHMKQGPAGRWQLRAVLSVPVPGHSSPLLASAVAERSNLALAASASGLLTSPDTTPGHATDVSGQPVSGQAADTSGQPAAASDASALAAALVASPTFLDGLLTALDRREAERAEAARAEVQRLAAAVAPAREEIAASMAGTTRDGDA
- a CDS encoding major capsid protein; protein product: MAEFELPEDITALDDTELSELLEGAVAAFDAKSSSSTVTPKDLEQLRTLATAVNDIRAEQAARTEAAEQAAAEIDSLAAQVRGGDADPEPADDTPAGEDTTAAAEPEPAAEPEPEPESEPKTATAAVVHRPALDLSHVRRRQPRVLPEPPAPTTSITAAVDVPGYTPGAPLSFSDITAGIISRANALKTAGGGVGQVISYRHPYPPELIVTDSSSAPEGTEVALRAADQRRLPQGDLVASGGWCAPSETVYDLTDVACADMLWDAPEIQLARGGLRYYKTPSLDVSAMTWVHTEADDISGATKPCFKIPCPDPIEARCDAVGVCLEAGILTQRHFPELVSWYLRNAMVAHEIRIRSVLFQQAVESATPVQMGDSFGAVSAVFSAVALQAADMIERHSLCESISLEVVFPWWSRNLFLADVARRNGVSIEEVSTADVQQVFTPLGVGIQWARNLAPAVPADIGGATAATVWPDEVSFLMYPAGQLQLGRGEEVNLGVIHDSTKFSTNDYTALFAEECVTLVDRSVDTRYVTVPVFPSGETGGQTLITIGES
- a CDS encoding DUF1360 domain-containing protein — encoded protein: MIELTELALLGFAGYRATQLAVHDTILDPVRDRIHAWHERRPESATRTFVVTLISCVYCLGWWISGALLAAYLLTTDQWTGTPLLLHGLEWFAVAGVAVFLNRWDDTREASAA